In the Streptomyces sp. 3214.6 genome, CGAGAGCCCGGCGGGCCTGCGCGTGCTGTACGTGGCGCTCACCCGGGCCACGCAGCAGCTCACGGTCGTCTCCGGGGACCGCGACGAACCGGACGCGGGCGGCGTGCCGGACCTCCTGCGGGACTGAACAGCCGACGGTTTCCTGTGAACTGCCCGGACGGGAATGGCGATCGGGGATCCGTTTGTTAGCCTGGGTGTGACACCGGCTCGATCCAAGCCCCCGGGCCCAACCTTCGTCGCTACGAGCGACCACTTGCCGCGAGGCGAGCATGGCGGGTCGGTGTCATGAACGCAGGAGAGGCCCACATCACCGCGTGTGATGTGGGCCTCTTTTATTGAGAACAAAACGATCGCAATCCAGGGCGGCTTTCACGTACTCGTCGGTAGGTGCGACGATCGGACGGCAAACCCGCGACCCAGCAGTGCAGAGGAAGTCGGCCATGGCAACGGCGCCCAGCGTCTCCTACTCGATGACGGTCCGGCTGGAGGTGCCCGCGAGCGGTACCGCGGTCTCCCAGCTCACCGGGGCCGTCGAGTCCCACGGAGGCTCGGTGACCGGCCTCGACGTCACCGCTTCCGGGCACGAGAAGCTCCGCATCGACGTCACCATCGCCGCCACCTCCACCTCCCACGCCGACGAGATCGTCGAGCAGCTGCGCGGGATCGAGGGCGTCACCCTCGGCAAGGTCTCCGACCGTACGTTCCTGATGCACCTCGGCGGCAAGATCGAGATGGCGTCGAAGCACCCCATCCGCAACCGTGACGATCTCTCGATGATCTACACGCCGGGTGTGGCCCGCGTCTGCATGGCGATCGCCGAGAACCCCGAGGACGCCCGCCGCCTCACCATCAAGCGCAACTCCGTTGCGGTCGTGACGGACGGCTCGGCCGTGCTGGGCCTGGGCAACATCGGCCCGAAGGCCGCGCTGCCCGTCATGGAGGGCAAGGCGGCCCTCTTCAAGCGGTTCGCCGGCATCGACGCCTGGCCGCTGTGCCTGGACACCCAGGACACCGACGCGATCGTCGAGATCGTGAAGGCGATCGCCCCGGGCTTCGCGGGCATCAACCTGGAGGACATCTCCGCCCCGCGCTGCTTCGAGATCGAGGCCCGCCTGCGCGAGGCCCTCGACATCCCCGTCTTCCACGACGACCAGCACGGCACCGCGATCGTCGTCCTCGCCTCCCTCACGAACGCCCTGCGCGTCGTGGACAAGGGCATCGGGGACGTCCGGGTCGTCATGTCCGGCGCCGGCGCGGCCGGCACGGCCATCCTCAAGCTGCTGCTCGCGGCCGGCGTGAAGAACGCGGTCGTCGCCGACATCCACGGCGTCGTCCACGCGGACCGCGAGGACCTCGTCTCCGCGGCCCCCGACTCGGCGCTGCGGTGGATCGCCGACAACACCAACCCCGAGGGCCTCACCGGCACCCTGAAGGAGGCCGTGCGCGGCGCGGACGTCTTCATCGGCGTCTCCGCCCCGAACGTCCTCGACGGGGCCGACGTGGCCGCGATGGCCGAGGACGCCATCGTGTTCGCGCTCGCGAACCCGGACCCCGAGGTGGACCCGGCGATCGCCCGCCAGACGGCCGCCGTCGTGGCCACCGGCCGCTCCGACTTCCCCAACCAGATCAACAACGTGCTGGTCTTCCCGGGCGTCTTCCGCGGCCTGCTGGACGCGCAGTCCCGCACGGTCAACACCGACATGATGCTGGCGGCCGCAAAGGCCCTGGCCGACGTCGTGAGCGACGACGAGCTGAACGCGAACTACATCATCCCGAGCGTCTTCAACGACAAGGTCGCCGGCGCGGTGGCGGGTGCGGTGCGGGACGCCGCGAAGGCGGTCGGCGCGTCGGCCTCGTAGGCTCCGGTGCGTAAGGTGCGGGGCCGGTGCGGCTGTGAGGCTCGCCACGACGGCCCCGCAACGGCGCGTCGCGGAACCTCGCGCCGCGACCCGCCCTCTAGGGTTGCGCCGAGCTAAGCCCCCTTCGTGTGACACACATGGGTTGTCTCACGCCTGAGTGCGGGTGCCGGATTGGCTTTCCCGCCGCAGGTAGGGGCAGGATGCGTCTCTGGGCGCGAGCACAACGACTTCGCTGTGCCCCACATGCGGCTCCGCCGCGTGGCACGCCTCAACGGCAAGAAGAACACGGGAGTAACAACATGAACCGCAGTGAGCTGGTGGCCGCGCTGGCCGACCGCGCCGAGGTGACCCGCAAGGACGCCGACGCAGTGCTGGCCGCGTTCGCCGAGGTCGTCGGCGACATCGTCTCCAAGGGCGACGAGAAGGTCACCATCCCCGGCTTCCTGACCTTCGAGCGCACCCACCGTGCCGCTCGCACCGCGCGCAACCCGCAGACCGGCGACCCGATCCAGATCCCGGCCGGCTACAGCGTGAAGGTCTCCGCGGGCTCGAAGCTCAAGGAAGCGGCCAAGGGCAAGTGACGCTCCGCTGAGAGCGCCGTAGGCCATACGAGGGGGCGGCACCCGGGATCCCGGGTGCCGCCCCCTCGTGGTCGCGCTCAACAATGGCCTCAAACGCCGGCCGGGCCGGATTTCGCCGGCCCCGGCCGAGTGCCTGGCCGACTCGCCTAGCCGAGTGCCTTGCCGGGGAGCTCGACCTTCGCGCCGAGTTCCACGAGCTTCTCCATGAAGTTCTCGTAGCCGCGGTTGATGAGGTCGATGCCGTGGACGCGGGAGGTGCCCTGGGCCGCGAGGGCGGCGATCAGGTACGAGAAGCCGCCGCGGAGGTCGGGGATGACCAGGTCGGCGCCCTGGAGCTTGGTCGGGCCGGAGACGACCGCCGAGTGCAGGAAGTTGCGCTGCCCGAAGCGGCAGTCGGAGCCACCGAGGCACTCCCGGTACAGCTGGATGTGCGCGCCCATCTGGTTGAGCGCCGAGGTGAAGCCCAGCCGGGACTCGTAGACCGTCTCGTGGACGATGGACAGGCCCGTGGCCTGCGTCAGGGCGACGACCAGCGGCTGCTGCCAGTCGGTCTGGAAACCGGGGTGGACGTCCGTCTCCAGCGCGATGGACTTCAGCTGGCCGCCCGGGTGCCAGAACCGGATGCCCTCGTCGTCGATCTCGAAGGCGCCGCCCACCTTGCGGTAGGTGTTCAGGAACGTCATCATCGAGCGCTGCTGGGCGCCGCGGACGTAGATGTTGCCCTCGGTCGCCAGCGCCGCGCTCGCCCAGGAGGCGGCCTCCAGGCGGTCCGAGAGGGCCGCGTGGTTGTAGCCGCCGAGCTTGTCCACACCGGTGATGCGGATGGTGCGGTCGGTGTCCATCGCGATGATGGCGCCCATCTTCTGCAGTACGCAGATGAGGTCCTCGATCTCCGGCTCCACGGCCGCGTTCGAGAGCTCGGTGACGCCCTCCGCCAGGACGGCCGTCAGCAGCACCTGCTCGGTCGCGCCGACGGACGGGTACGGCAGCCGGATCTTCGTGCCGCGCAGCCGCTGCGGGGCCTCCAGGTACTGCCCGTCCGCCCGCTTCTCGATCTTCGCGCCGAACTGCCGCAGCACGTCGAAGTGGAAGTCGATCGGCCGGCCGCCGATGTCGCAGCCGCCGAGGCCCGGGATGAACGCATGCCCGAGGCGGTGCAGCAGCGGGCCGCAGAACAGGATCGGGATCCGGCTGGAGCCCGCGTGGGCGTCGATGTCGGCGACGTTGGCGCTCTCGACATAGGTCGGGTCGAGCACCAGCTCGCCCGGCTCCTCGCCCGGACGGACCGTCACCCCGTGCAGTTGCAGCAGGCCGCGTACGACCCGCACGTCACGGATGTCCGGAACGTTGCGCAGCCGACTCGGCTCACTGCCCAGCAGGGCGGCGACCATGGCCTTGGGTACGAGGTTCTTCGCACCGCGGACACGGATCTCGCCCTCGAGCGGGGTTCCGCCGTGGACAAGCAGTACGTCGTCAGAGCCGTTGACGGTCATGTATCTCGCGTTCCATGGATGGTGGATTGGGGGCAAGGGCCTTGGTTCGGCCCGGGATCGGGGGCAGGGCCAGATGAGACAGAGTAATCGCCGTCGACCCCTGTCCCGTAAGCCCAAGGACCGCCCAGGAACGTCATAGCCGTGTCACAACACGAGGCGTTTCCCGGCGGGCACACGGGGTCACCGCCGTCCCGTGCCGCCGTTCGTGCGCCCGGGCTCCCGACCTGCTCTCGCTCGCGTACCCCGCATTGCCTCCCCACTTCACGGGAAGATGCGGGATCATGTCTGGCATGACCGAGGTGTCCTCGCTCACAGGGCGGCTGCTCGTGGCAACGCCCGCCCTGGCGGACCCGAACTTCGACCGTGCGGTGGTGCTCCTTCTCGACCACGACGAGGAGGGCTCCCTCGGTGTCGTCCTCAACCGGCCCACGCCGGTGGGCGTGAGCGACATCCTGGAGGGCTGGGCGGACCTCACCGGCGAACCCGGCGTCGTCTTCCAGGGCGGCCCGGTGTCCCTCGACTCCGCCCTCGGGGTCGCCGTCATCCCGGGCGGCACGGCCGTCGACGGCGCCCCGATGGGCTGGCGCCGGGTGCACGGCGCGATCGGCCTCGTCGACCTGGAGGCCCCGCCGGAGCTCCTCGCCTCGGCCCTCGGCTCCCTGCGGATCTTCGCCGGCTACGCCGGCTGGGGCCCCGGCCAGCTGGAGGACGAGCTGGTGGAGGGCGCCTGGTACGTCGTGGAGTCCGAGCCCGGCGACGTCTCCTCGCCCGCCCCGGAGAGACTCTGGCGCGAGGTGCTGCGCCGCCAGCGCAGCGAGCTGGCGATGGTGGCGACGTATCCGGACGACCCTTCGCTCAACTGACGGCTGTGAGCTTCAGTACCCTTGGTGGTCATGAGCACTCTTGAGCCTGAGACCCAGCCCCAGCGAGGCACTGGGACGGGGACCCTCGTAGAGCCGACGCCGCAGGTGTCGCACGGTGACGGGGACCACGAGCGCTTCGCCCACTACGTCCAGAAGGACAAGATCATGGCGAGCGCCCTCGACGGGACGCCCGTCGTGGCCCTGTGCGGCAAGGTATGGGTGCCTGGCCGCGACCCGAAGAAGTACCCGGTGTGCCCGATGTGCAAGGAGATCTTCGAGTCCATGGGCATGGGCGGCGACGACAAGGGCCAGGGCGGCGACAAGAAGTAGCCCGCCGGTCCTCGGAAGGCCCCCGGGGCGCGTTCTGACGCGCTTCGGGGGCCTTTGCGTGTTTCTGCCGTTGCACGGGGTGCGTCGGGTGGTCACAGAGTGGTTGAGACCTCTTGTCGTCGCGTTCATGAAGTCCCTAGCCTCCGGTGTGTTGTGCAGAGCAAAACAGCCATTGCGTATGTTGCAACGCAACGCTCGGAGGATCGCTCCATGAAGCTCCCCTCGCTCCCCTCGCTCACCACGATCACCACGATCACCACCAGACTCGCCGTGCTCGCGGCCGCCGCCCTCGTCGCCACCGCCTGCGCCCCCCAGACGTCCGACAACTCCTCTTCCGACACCGACGCCAAGACGGGCACCCTGCGCGTCTGGCTCTTCCAGGAGGTCGGCAACAAGCCGAAGGAACAGGTCGTCGACTCCGTCGTCGCCGCCTTCGAGAAGGCCCACAAGGGCACGAAGGCCGCCGTCGAGTACATCCCCGTCGACACCCGCGCCCAGCGCGTCAAGGCAGCCTTCAACGACCCGAAGTCCGCCCCCGACGTCATGGAGTACGGCAACACCGACACGGCCGGATACGTCCACGACGGCGGACTCCTCGACGTCACCCAGGACTTCGGCGAGTGGGACGAGACCAAGGACACCGACCCCACCGCCAAACAGTCCGTCACCGTCGACGGCAAGCTCTACGGCGCGCCCTTCTACGTCGGCGTCCGCGCCCTCTACTACCGCACGGACGTCTTCCGGGAACTCGGCCTCGACGTCCCTAAGTCCATGGACGAGCTCGCGACCACCGCGCGCAGAATCCGCGCCGCGAAACCCGACCTGTACGGCCTGGTCGTCGGCGGCGCCTACACCTACGGCGCGATGCCCTTCGTCTGGGCGGCCGGCGGCGAACTCGCCGACGGCAAGAACGGCTCGTACGCCTCCGCCATCGACAGCGCGGCCGCCGGCAAGGGCATCACCGCGTACACCTCGCTCTTCTCCGACGACAACTGTCCCGCCGCCAAGTGCGCGGGCATGGGCGGCAACGACACCATCACCGCGTTCGCCGCCGGCAAGGCGGGCATGGCGATCGGCGGCGACTTCAGCCACACGGCGGTCGAGGCGGGCAAGGTCAAGGGCGAGTACGCGGTCGTCCCGCTGCCCGGTGTGACGTCCGGCTCGATCGCCCCGGCCTTCGCGGGCGGCAACAACATCGGCGTTCTGAAGAGCACCTCGCACCGCACCCTCGCCGTCCAGCTGATGGAGGCCCTCGCCTCCAAGAAGACGCAGGGCGCGCTGTTCGACGCGATGGGCTTCCTGCCCACCTTCACGGACGTCCGCGACCAGGTCGCGGCCAAGGAGCCCTTCGTGAAGCCGTTCGTGCGGACGCTGGCCGCCGGGACGAAGTTCGTGCCCGCCTCGCCCGCGTGGTCGCAGATCGACTCCTCCCGCGTCCTGCCGACCATGTTCCAGGAGGTCATCAGCGGCAAGAAGGACGTCGCGGCGGCCTCCGCCGAGGCGGCGAAGAAGATGGACGCGGCGTTCGGCTCCGCCGGGTGATGTCGGGAACGCCCGGCGGGCGGAGCCGGCAGGCCCCCTGGCTCTACCTCGCCCCTGCGCTGGTCGTCCTCGGCGGGCTGCTGGTCTACCCCGTCTATCAGCTCGGGTTGATCTCACTCTTCCGGTACACGCAGGCGCAGGTCAGCGGTGGTCAGCCGACCGTCTTCCGGGGGTTCGGGAACTACGCCGACGTGTTCTCGGACGACCAGTTCTGGCAGGTGCTGCTGGCGACGGTCGTCTTCGCGGCTGCCTGTGTGCTCTCCACGCTCGCCGTGGGCTGCGCGCTCGCCGTGCTGCTCACGCGCGTGCGTGCCGTGCCCCGGCTCGCGCTGATGCTGGCCGCGCTGGGCGCCTGGGCCACCCCGGCGGTCACCGGCTCCACGGTCTGGCTGCTGCTGTTCGACCCCGACTTCGGCCCGGTCAACCGGGTGCTCGGTCTCGGCGACCACTCGTGGACGTACGGCCGCTACAGCGCCTTCCTCCTCGTCCTCCTCGAAGTGGTGTGGTGCTCGTTCCCGTTCGTGATGGTCACCGTCTACGCCGGGATCCGCGCCGTGCCGACGGAGGTGCTGG is a window encoding:
- a CDS encoding NAD-dependent malic enzyme yields the protein MATAPSVSYSMTVRLEVPASGTAVSQLTGAVESHGGSVTGLDVTASGHEKLRIDVTIAATSTSHADEIVEQLRGIEGVTLGKVSDRTFLMHLGGKIEMASKHPIRNRDDLSMIYTPGVARVCMAIAENPEDARRLTIKRNSVAVVTDGSAVLGLGNIGPKAALPVMEGKAALFKRFAGIDAWPLCLDTQDTDAIVEIVKAIAPGFAGINLEDISAPRCFEIEARLREALDIPVFHDDQHGTAIVVLASLTNALRVVDKGIGDVRVVMSGAGAAGTAILKLLLAAGVKNAVVADIHGVVHADREDLVSAAPDSALRWIADNTNPEGLTGTLKEAVRGADVFIGVSAPNVLDGADVAAMAEDAIVFALANPDPEVDPAIARQTAAVVATGRSDFPNQINNVLVFPGVFRGLLDAQSRTVNTDMMLAAAKALADVVSDDELNANYIIPSVFNDKVAGAVAGAVRDAAKAVGASAS
- a CDS encoding HU family DNA-binding protein; the protein is MNRSELVAALADRAEVTRKDADAVLAAFAEVVGDIVSKGDEKVTIPGFLTFERTHRAARTARNPQTGDPIQIPAGYSVKVSAGSKLKEAAKGK
- the murA gene encoding UDP-N-acetylglucosamine 1-carboxyvinyltransferase, producing the protein MTVNGSDDVLLVHGGTPLEGEIRVRGAKNLVPKAMVAALLGSEPSRLRNVPDIRDVRVVRGLLQLHGVTVRPGEEPGELVLDPTYVESANVADIDAHAGSSRIPILFCGPLLHRLGHAFIPGLGGCDIGGRPIDFHFDVLRQFGAKIEKRADGQYLEAPQRLRGTKIRLPYPSVGATEQVLLTAVLAEGVTELSNAAVEPEIEDLICVLQKMGAIIAMDTDRTIRITGVDKLGGYNHAALSDRLEAASWASAALATEGNIYVRGAQQRSMMTFLNTYRKVGGAFEIDDEGIRFWHPGGQLKSIALETDVHPGFQTDWQQPLVVALTQATGLSIVHETVYESRLGFTSALNQMGAHIQLYRECLGGSDCRFGQRNFLHSAVVSGPTKLQGADLVIPDLRGGFSYLIAALAAQGTSRVHGIDLINRGYENFMEKLVELGAKVELPGKALG
- a CDS encoding YqgE/AlgH family protein, with the translated sequence MTEVSSLTGRLLVATPALADPNFDRAVVLLLDHDEEGSLGVVLNRPTPVGVSDILEGWADLTGEPGVVFQGGPVSLDSALGVAVIPGGTAVDGAPMGWRRVHGAIGLVDLEAPPELLASALGSLRIFAGYAGWGPGQLEDELVEGAWYVVESEPGDVSSPAPERLWREVLRRQRSELAMVATYPDDPSLN
- a CDS encoding DUF3039 domain-containing protein, encoding MSTLEPETQPQRGTGTGTLVEPTPQVSHGDGDHERFAHYVQKDKIMASALDGTPVVALCGKVWVPGRDPKKYPVCPMCKEIFESMGMGGDDKGQGGDKK
- a CDS encoding extracellular solute-binding protein, which gives rise to MKLPSLPSLTTITTITTRLAVLAAAALVATACAPQTSDNSSSDTDAKTGTLRVWLFQEVGNKPKEQVVDSVVAAFEKAHKGTKAAVEYIPVDTRAQRVKAAFNDPKSAPDVMEYGNTDTAGYVHDGGLLDVTQDFGEWDETKDTDPTAKQSVTVDGKLYGAPFYVGVRALYYRTDVFRELGLDVPKSMDELATTARRIRAAKPDLYGLVVGGAYTYGAMPFVWAAGGELADGKNGSYASAIDSAAAGKGITAYTSLFSDDNCPAAKCAGMGGNDTITAFAAGKAGMAIGGDFSHTAVEAGKVKGEYAVVPLPGVTSGSIAPAFAGGNNIGVLKSTSHRTLAVQLMEALASKKTQGALFDAMGFLPTFTDVRDQVAAKEPFVKPFVRTLAAGTKFVPASPAWSQIDSSRVLPTMFQEVISGKKDVAAASAEAAKKMDAAFGSAG
- a CDS encoding carbohydrate ABC transporter permease, producing MSGTPGGRSRQAPWLYLAPALVVLGGLLVYPVYQLGLISLFRYTQAQVSGGQPTVFRGFGNYADVFSDDQFWQVLLATVVFAAACVLSTLAVGCALAVLLTRVRAVPRLALMLAALGAWATPAVTGSTVWLLLFDPDFGPVNRVLGLGDHSWTYGRYSAFLLVLLEVVWCSFPFVMVTVYAGIRAVPTEVLEAAALDGASQWRIWRSVLAPMLRPILVVVTIQSVIWDFKVFTQIYVMTNGGGIAGQNLVLNVYAYQQAFASSQYGLGSAIGVVMLLILLAVTLVYLRLLRRQGEEL